In one window of Scyliorhinus canicula chromosome 17, sScyCan1.1, whole genome shotgun sequence DNA:
- the LOC119952204 gene encoding gastrula zinc finger protein XlCGF8.2DB-like isoform X1 has protein sequence MERHEEMQNMRKPWKCGDCGKAYRFPSLLEIHRRVHTGERPFTCPQCEKGFTLLSSLKKHLRVHTGEKPFTCSQCRKGFTQVSSLKSHQRVHTGERPFVCSQCGKEFPRLSSLKSHQQVHSGEKLFTCSHCGKGFAQLSNLQTHQRVHTGERPFTCPQCGKDFRHSSALRTHKRVHTGERPFTCPQCGKGFPRLPDLKKHQRIHTGERPFTCSQCGKRFTQLSHLQSHQRVHTGEKPFTCSQCGKDSVIHPTCGHTTEFTMG, from the coding sequence atggagagacacgaggagatgCAAAACATgaggaaaccatggaaatgtggagacTGCGGGAAGGCATACAGATTCCCATCtttgctggagattcatcgacgcgttcacactggggagaggccattcacctgtccgcagtgtgagaagggattcactctgttgTCCAGTCTGAAGAAACAtctgcgagttcacactggggagaagccgttcacctgctctcagtgtagaaagggattcactcaggtaTCCAGTctgaagtcacaccagcgagttcacactggggagaggccgtttgtctgctctcagtgtgggaaagaatTCCCTCGCTTATCCAGTCTGAagtcacaccagcaagttcacagtggggagaagctgttcacctgctctcattgtgggaagggattcgctcagttatccaacctgcagacacaccagcgagttcacactggggagagaccatttacctgccctcagtgtgggaaggattTCAGACATTCATCCGCCCTGCGGACACataagcgagttcacactggagagaggccgttcacctgccctcagtgtgggaagggcttcCCTCGGTTACCGGATCTgaagaaacaccagcgaattcacactggggagaggccatttacctgctctcagtgtgggaagagattcactcagttatcccacctacagagtcaccagcgagttcacactggggagaagccattcacctgctctcagtgtgggaaggattcagtgattcatccaacctgcggacacaccaccGAGTTCACAATGGGGTGA